The Raphanus sativus cultivar WK10039 unplaced genomic scaffold, ASM80110v3 Scaffold0951, whole genome shotgun sequence genome window below encodes:
- the LOC130503426 gene encoding probable xyloglucan endotransglucosylase/hydrolase protein 17: MKSSCGTMFAFLVLFLFAVQSVCVYAGSFHKDVKIHWGDGRGKIHDNEGKLLSLSLDKSSGSGFQSNDEFLYGKAEVQMKLVPGNSAGTVTTFYLKSPGTTWDEIDFEFLGNISGHPYTLHTNVYTKGSGDKEQQFHLWFDPTLDFHTYCITWNPERIIFTVDGIPIREFKNSESIGIPFPKIQPMRLYASLWEAEHWATRGGLEKTDWSKAPFTAFYRNYNVEGCVWANGKSSCPANNSPWFTQKLDQRGMNRVKWAQRKYMVYNYCTDKKRFPNGVPAVCT; encoded by the exons atgaagTCTTCTTGTGGTACAATGTTTGCGTTCTTGGTTCTCTTTCTCTTTGCGGTACAATCAGTATGCGTCTATGCCGGTAGCTTCCACAAAGATGTGAAGATACACTGGGGTGATGGTCGTGGAAAGATTCACGACAATGAAGGAaaacttctttctctttctcttgacAAATCCTCTGGATCCGGTTTTCAGTCCAATGATGAGTTTCTTTATGGCAAAGCTGAGGTTCAAATGAAGCTTGTCCCTGGTAACTCTGCTGGAACCGTCACAACTTTCTAT CTTAAATCACCGGGTACTACGTGGGATGAGATTGACTTCGAGTTCTTGGGAAACATTAGTGGTCATCCATATACTCTTCATACTAATGTTTACACAAAAGGATCAGGAGACAAAGAGCAACAGTTTCATTTATGGTTTGATCCAACCCTTGACTTTCACACTTACTGCATCACATGGAACCCCGAAAGGATTAT cTTTACAGTTGATGGCATTCCCATCAGAGAATTCAAGAACTCCGAGTCGATTGGAATCCCTTTCCCAAAGATCCAACCAATGAGGCTCTACGCGAGCCTTTGGGAAGCTGAGCATTGGGCTACAAGGGGAGGATTAGAGAAGACAGATTGGTCAAAAGCTCCTTTTACTGCTTTCTACAGAAACTATAATGTGGAAGGATGTGTCTGGGCTAATGGTAAATCATCTTGCCCGGCTAATAACTCCCCATGGTTCACTCAGAAACTTGACCAGAGAGGCATGAACAGAGTGAAATGGGCGCAGCGTAAATACATGGTCTACAACTATTGTACCGATAAGAAGAGGTTTCCTAATGGTGTTCCTGCAGTGTGCACTTAA
- the LOC130503428 gene encoding probable xyloglucan endotransglucosylase/hydrolase protein 18, giving the protein MKLSCGTRFAFLVLFLFAAQSVAVYAGSFHKDVQIHWGDGRGKVRDRDGKLLSLSLDKSSGSGFQSHQEFLYGKAEVQMKLVPGNSAGTVTTFYLKSPGTTWDEIDFEFLGNISGHPYTLHTNVYTRGSGDKEQQFHLWFDPTKNFHTYCITWNPQRIIFTVDGIPIREFKNSESMGVPFPKNQPMRLYASLWEAEHWATRGGLEKTDWSKAPFTAFYRNYNVEGCVWANGKSFCPGNAPWFTQKVDPEGQKKMKWAQSKYMIYNYCTDKRRFPQGVPAVCT; this is encoded by the exons ATGAAGCTTTCCTGTGGTACAAGATTCGCATTCTTGGTTCTCTTTCTATTTGCAGCACAATCTGTGGCTGTCTATGCTGGTAGCTTCCATAAAGACGTTCAGATACATTGGGGTGATGGCCGAGGAAAGGTTCGTGACAGAGATGGAAAGCTTCTTTCTCTCTCGCTTGACAAATCCTCTGGTTCGGGGTTTCAGTCCCATCAGGAGTTTCTATATGGTAAAGCTGAGGTTCAAATGAAACTTGTCCCTGGTAACTCTGCTGGTACAGTCACAACATTCTAT CTTAAATCGCCCGGAACTACATGGGATGAGATCGATTTCGAGTTCTTGGGAAACATTAGTGGTCATCCGTATACTCTTCATACTAATGTTTACACACGAGGCTCTGGAGACAAAGAACAGCAGTTTCATCTATGGTTCGACCCAACAAAGAACTTTCACACTTACTGTATCACATGGAATCCCCAAAGGATTAT TTTTACAGTTGATGGCATTCCTATTAGAGAGTTCAAGAACTCTGAGTCAATGGGAGTTCCATTCCCGAAGAACCAGCCAATGAGGCTCTACGCAAGCCTTTGGGAAGCCGAGCATTGGGCCACAAGGGGAGGATTGGAGAAAACAGATTGGTCAAAAGCTCCTTTCACTGCCTTTTACAGAAACTACAATGTGGAAGGATGTGTTTGGGCTAACGGAAAATCATTTTGCCCCGGGAATGCTCCATGGTTCACTCAAAAAGTTGACCCGGAAGgccagaaaaaaatgaaatgggCACAGAGTAAGTACATGATCTACAACTATTGCACCGATAAAAGAAGGTTTCCTCAAGGTGTTCCTGCAGTGTGCACTTAA
- the LOC130503425 gene encoding xyloglucan endotransglucosylase/hydrolase protein 24 — MSPFKIFLFTAFLVAAFSFSAADFNSDVNVAWGNGRGKILNNGQLLTLSLDKSSGSGFQSKTEYLFGKIDMQIKLVPGNSAGTVTTFYLKSEGSTWDEIDFEFLGNMSGDPYTLHTNVYTQGKGDKEQQFYLWFDPTANFHTYSILWNPQRIILTVDDTPIREFKNSESIGVLFPKSKPMRMYASLWNADDWATRGGLVKTDWSKAPFMASYRNIKIDGCVHINGRSSCSPSSSWYTQQMDATSQARLRWVQKNYMIYNYCTDRKRFPQGIPRECATSA, encoded by the exons ATGTCTCCTTTCAAAATATTCCTCTTCACAGCCTTTCTCGTGGCGGCCTTTTCATTCTCCGCCGCTGATTTCAACAGCGACGTCAACGTAGCTTGGGGAAACGGCCGTGGGAAGATACTCAACAATGGGCAGCTTCTTACTCTCTCCTTAGATAAGTCCTCTGGTTCTGGTTTTCAATCCAAAACAGAGTACTTGTTTGGAAAGATCGATATGCAGATTAAGCTTGTTCCTGGTAACTCAGCAGGAACCGTCACAACTTTCTAC CTGAAATCTGAAGGATCGACTTGGGATGAGATTGATTTTGAGTTCTTGGGTAATATGAGTGGAGATCCTTATACTTTACACACTAATGTTTACACTCAAGGTAAAGGTGACAAAGAGCAACAGTTCTATCTCTGGTTCGACCCAACAGCGAACTTCCACACTTACTCAATCCTCTGGAACCCTCAAAGAATCAT ATTGACAGTCGATGATACACCAATTAGAGAGTTTAAAAACTCAGAGTCAATCGGTGTTTTGTTTCCAAAGAGCAAGCCGATGAGGATGTACGCGAGTCTATGGAACGCAGACGACTGGGCAACAAGAGGTGGTCTGGTTAAAACGGATTGGTCCAAAGCTCCGTTCATGGCTTCTTACAGGAACATTAAGATCGACGGGTGTGTTCACATCAACGGAAGATCGTCTTGTAGCCCAAGCTCTAGTTGGTACACTCAACAAATGGATGCAACTAGCCAAGCTAGACTCAGATGGGTTCAGAAGAATTACATGATCTACAACTATTGTACGGACCGTAAGAGGTTCCCACAGGGAATCCCTCGTGAATGTGCAACAAGCGcatag